In the Arachis ipaensis cultivar K30076 chromosome B04, Araip1.1, whole genome shotgun sequence genome, AATTTAGAAAATATTTAAGTGTCCTCAATTAAGTCTAGTATCCTTAACTTNNNNNNNNNNNNNNNNNNNNNNNNNNNNNNNNNNNNNNNNNNNNNNNNNNNNNNNNNNNNNNNNNNNNNNNNNNNNNNNNNNNNNNNNNNNNNNNNNNNNNNNNNNNNNNNNNNNNNNNNNNNNNNNNNNNNNNNNNNNNNNNNNNNNNNNNNNNNNNNNNNNNNNNNNNNNNNNNNNNNNNNNNNNNNNNNNNNNNNNNNNNNNNNAAattctttatatttttatattgttgtctttatatttttatatgtttGTGGTGTGTAATAAAAATTTGAAGCTAGTGTAGGTATATGTATCATGTATTGGTATCCATATCCATGATACTACATGCACATAGTTAAAGAAGAAAGCTATCAAGTACGACATTTTAGATACAACACTTATTAATATTTGTTTGATACGCATGTATGTTGTGTTCAATCGtgttctaataaaaaaaattttagacatGTTTGGACACATCTATAAATACTATCACGTGTCAGTATGTCTAATATTATTCttaatatgtatttttgaaataaattcagatataataaatatttttatttattaaaataacaaaatattttaaatattttatataattaaaataagatattaaaaataatttaaaaaattaaagtgtCGACGTATTCATATCGTATCATATTCTGTGTCTGTGTCAATATTTGtacatcataaaaaaaatttaccaaaaataaaaaatatgattgaaaaaaaaaaacaaacacacaCGGATTTATTTGGTCCCCCCCTTTCCCCCTTCAAAAATTCTTCAAATTGGTTTTGTTCATTTGATTGGGTCTTTATGTTTTTGCCTCCATTGAACTTCAAGATACTTCATATTCATACATAAGCCCACTCAAACCGTTTAGGATGGCtacttgaccaaaaaaaaaaaaccgtttAGGATGGCTTTATTCTAGCCCTGTACTATATCAAAGGGGACAAGTTGACCAGCTGCAACATTATTCCAAACAGAGAACTGGCAAACTAACACTTTGTTTGGATGTTTGatggaaaataagagaaaaaaaaatgaaagaaaataaaatgaaagaaaaaaataaaagaaaaaatagatttTTTGTATGTTGTTTAGATGTAAAGAAAAtagatgaaaagaaaagaagagaaaaaattataatagagtaaaattattttattattcttacatatattatatataaattataatttattaatgtatttaaattattttttcaataaaaaaaattttcaaattattttttaaaattttNNNNCCTACTTTTTTGTTTTCCACCTATTTTTCACTTTAatccaaacaaagaaaaatgggCTTTTCCATCCATTTTCCTTCCTTTCAAAATCTGCTGttccaaaaaataaaataggaaaaCGAAAATACCCTGCAAAAAAGTTACAAATTAACCGTATGGGTGTCAATGAGCCATAGTTCACACGGCATTCTATCCCCTCCCCATCTCAAAGGTCTCGGTTTTGAGTCCTACCAGCCTCAACTGAGGAGAAAAAATTGGTAATATAGATAAATTTATAATACATATGAGCTTCTCCAATCTTCATCGTCTTCTCCATTAGGCGTCAGGCGCATTGTCTTCTCCACCTCGTCCGTGGGACCATCTGGTGTACCGTCTTCCTCGTAGCGGCAGCGACGCAGCAATCAACTTTCTCCCGGTCGTTGGCGTCTCAGTCGGTATCTCTGTCAGCATCATTGTTCGCGGTTCCCTCTCTAGCAGCCAACTTCCTCCAGGCTCCAGCGTCGTCTTCTCCGGTCACTCATTCAGGTTAGTCTATAATTTTTAGGGAATGTTATATGTTAAActgttaattattttattttctgttcaatttttgaaattatacaTTCTTAGTTGTTGTTGAATAAAGCAATCTTAATCACTTTGAAACAATTGTGCTgttcaattttttaaatattaatagaaTCTTGCTTTTATGTAAAAgctagatttgattttgaattgaggATCTTCTATAAGCTAATTTTGATTTTTAACTTCAAAAATATTATGCTAATTGCTATGCAGTTACTATTATAATTCATGGTAGAAGATATTTATACAGAGACCAAACCCTTAGAGTTTGATAATTGATGTTCACTAAAAACTAGAAGCCCCTTAGAATTTGAAGTTGAAACCAAACATAAAACATTACGCTGAAGGCAAGGTGACATTAAGGATGACATTAAGGATGTAGCAAGTGATGATGGAGTGCAATtattatgatatttgtattcctatttgtatatgtatttattcttttttttatctaTCATGCAATTTCACTAATATGtgattttatcttgttaattgagttgatttgattaatttaaattgGTGTCTGTAAAGTAGTATCCATCAAAAGGAGTTAGGTGCTGTCAAATTGTGACATTAAGTATTGATTTCCCTCTCCAGCAAGTTGATTTCACTAATATGTGATTTTATCTTGTTAATAAATATTCTGCAGTAAGGTCTTTCAATTGTACTAATTGGTTAGTAACAAATACATGACTTCTCTTATTTTATGTATTTTGCAGATTCAAAAAAATGGGGAAAACTAACCCTAAAAGTGATTCGGTTGTTGGAAGTACTTCTTCTCCAAGTGCAACCACTCTCGCTGTTGAGAATGATGGTCTTTCTGGTGGAACATCGCAAAGTCCAGCTCCCCCAGCGTTGCCTGCCTCAAATCCTTCATCAGAAACACAAACCGAAGCTGCTGGAACTACTGGCGAGCCTCCAAAAGAGGTAAAACGTAAACCCAGTAGAGCACCTAGTAGTGTTTGGGCGCATTTTACTAAAAGTTCTCCTAATGAAGCTTGCTGCAactattgtaaaaaaaaaaatatgcatgcAATAGTTCTAGTCATGGTACAACTAACTTGCATAAACATTTAAGAATTTGCACTAGAAATCCTCATAAACAAGCTGAAAAAGGGCAGAAAACTATTGCACTTGGGAGCCAATTTGAGGATGACCCTAATGCAGTCACTATGAAGCTTGTTGATTTTAATCAAGAGGAAACTCGTCTTGCTCTTGCAAATATGATAATTGTTGATGGACTTCCTTTTAAATTTGTTGAGGCTCAAGGCTTTAGACAATTTATGAGTAAAGCACAACCTAGGTTTAAGGTTCCCTCCCGTTGGACAATCGCTATAGATTGTATGGCTTTGTTTAGATATGAGAAAGAGAAGTTGAGAACATTGTTATCTGAAAATCGCCAAATGGTTTCCCTTACTACCGATACTTGGACCTCAATTCAGAATTTGAATTATATGTGTGTGACTGCGCATTATATTGATGAGTCTTGGactttgcataaaaaaattttgaattttggtttgaTTACTGATCATAAGGGTGAAACTATAGGGAGAGCCTTAGAACAGTGCTTGCAAGAGTGGGGTATTAGAAGGATATGTTGTGTAACTGTTGACAATGCTAGTGCTAATGGTGTTGTAATTTCGTATTTACTTAGAGGCATGGGTGATTGGAATGGGTCAACATTGTTAAATGGGGAGCTCATGCATATGAGGTGTTGTGCTCACATATTAAATCTAATTGTCGGTGATGGTATGAAAGAGATTGATAGCTCAATAACTAAAATCAGAATTGCATGCAAGTTTGTTAGGTCATCTCCTGCTAGGATGCAAGCTTTTAAGAGGTGTGTTCGAGAGGCTAATATAACTTCTAAAGCTAGTGTAGTGTTAGATGTGCCTACTAGGTGGAACTCTACCTATTTGATGCTAAAGGCTACTGAGAAGTTTGAATCGGATTTTAGTCGGCTTAGTTATCAAGACTCATTTTATTTGTTGGCGCTTGAGTCTGAAGGAGGACCTCCTGATGCTAATGATTGGACAAGGGAACGTGTGTTTGTGAAGTTCTTGAAGATATTTTATGATGCAACTCTTACTTTTTCTGGTTCTTTGAATGTTACATGTAATAATTTTTTCAATAAGTTGTGTGACATTCAAAAAACTTTGAATAAGTGGAGAAAGAGTAATGATGTTGGTTTGCAAAAGATGGCGACACAAATGAAAGTGAAACTAGACAAATATTGGGAGGGTGATGGGATAAATTACTTTCTCTTTGTGGCTGTTTTTCTTGATCTTCGTTACAAGTATGAGTATGTTGAATTTTGTCTTAATCGGATGTATGGGTTGAATCAAGCCAAAGATATGTTGAAAAAATTGAAGGACATCGTTCATAAGTTGTTTGAGTATTACTCTATGATGTATCCCCTTCCGGATGGTAGTTCTTCTGGTAGTTTTAATTCTAGCATTGCCTCTCATGATCATGGGGTTGGTGGTGAAAATGCAATTGAGGAGGAAGATGGCTTCGAAGATGAGTTTAGAATGAGGGTTAAAAAAAGCAAGGTGAGGTCAAAAGAAATGAATTGGAAAGATACATGGAAGATTATATGGAGGATAACATTCCCGGTTTTGACATTTTGCGTTGGTGGAAATTGAAATCAATGAAGTATTATGCTCTTGCTCACATTGCTAGGGATTTGTTGGCTATTCCCGTCTCTACCGTGTCTTCTGAGTCGGCATTTAGTACTAGTGGTCGTGTGCTTGACCAATTTAGAAGCTCATTAAGTCCTTCTACTGTTGAGTCTCTAATTTGCTCACAAAATTGGTTGAAGACTCAAGAGAAGATGTATGACTTAAAGCAAGAACTTGAGAACCAAGAAAAACTTGAATTAGGTaactatttttaaattataattttttaaattattatgtaattgttgttattgttgagtctctaataataatttaattactgTTAATGTAGAGCTCTCAGCTTTAATAATATCTAATCAAACCATTGGAGTTGATGTTGTTTACAACAATTTGAGGTTgacatttttatttattgttatttgttgaatttcttttaattaatcaattttatATGTTGACATTAGTTAATTATATGCTGATTTTTTGAAGGTCACAACTCCTCTCTTGAATATGCTTGGTTGATGGAGTGAAGGATTATGGAGTGAAgactttgaaaaataaatatttctaTTGCACTTTTGTATTGAGCTTCTAATGTTTAGATTTTATTGTGTTTTGGTTTTAGCTTTTTTCAAAGATTATTCACTAGACTTTTGTATTTAACTTCTAATATTTCTATtgcacttttatattttcattagacaagattattcactattaatatgtttggattttgatgagtttagtttttaatgtatttggtgtttaatatgtttgcattatttttgttgatgttacatgtttattgtatttgttgaatttttaacataaaaatttgccaatttgttttttttttttttaatttcaaagtcATAGGGTACTCgctacccgaaccgaaccaactCACTCTTAATCGGTTTGATTTGGTTCGAGTATAAgcataaaaaaatacaaatccgaaccaaaccgaaccaattactTTTTGATCGGTTCAGTTCTAATTTTATCttgaacccgaaccaaaccgacccaTGCTCACCCCTAATTATTTGAGAACCCATGACAGAGATGAAATGGAAATAAGAAACATTTTTTTAAATAGATTATGGGTGTTTAAGACCGACCCGTATCCAAGGCATATTTTGGCGGGTACAAATTTGTTATTTTTACCCGATATTGTTTTTGGATTAGCCCAGATTATGCTTCGGGTTGCCCGGCCCGTTttctataataattaaaataagattttacatataaaaataatattttttattgaagNNNNNNNNNNNNNNNNNNNNNNNNNaaaatttaaaatatatgattttattatttgaaaatgaaaatttttaatttaaactgtTTACAATATAATTTGATAGACTCGGTGTGTAACACCCTAAATTAAATCCTATCCTCGAAGACTTTTGGATAAGGTATCACTCATTTGGGAAGCAAATATCCCTCAAGCATCAAACAAGAAAGGGAAtgaatatgcaagaacacttacAAATGAACACACATAAGCAGGTTctagcaaataaaaaaaataaataaaacaacaaAGTTCCCATGAGTAATGTTACTAGCAGAAAAGAAATGCTTAACGAGAAATAACTAGGAAGAAAACCCAACACGTCCTAACTAAATTCGTCGAAGAAGCTCTCATCCTTGTATCATATTCTATCCATCATCTGAACCCTTCAGTTTTCCATGAATTGGGGTACCAGCAATCCTCTTCTAACACTTTTGCACGGGTGAAGATCCTATTCATGCGATGAACTAGAATCTGATGTGGTGCCGAGATGGGAAAATATGGCACGTACTTCACTTTCATCTGAATTAAGGTTGACCACCTCGGGTGACGGTGCTGGAGTGTTCATATCTAGGAAAGTTATGACCGGCATTTGGGGGATTTCTTCTACAGAACTTCGATCTAAGTAGATAGTCTGGACCACAGTAGTAGTGGTTGTAACTATCCACGCCTGGTTTGAGGGATCGTACTCAGAAGTCACCGTCGGGAGGCTCTGCGTTGTCTCCACCCGATGTGCCATGTTCCTGTGGAGATAGTATGAAACAGAAAAAGGAGTGAGAACTAAAAAGATCTCAATAGGAGTGCTAAGTGACACCTCCATATCTACCATCATACTTGTTTTtggtacttttcttttcttttccaagatTATCTCGATCGATCACCTGTCCTTATCATATCGATATTTTGTCTTTGGCGTCACCTTCCTTGCCGAAAGATCATTCACTTAGTTCGATTTACAATCAAAattatttagacatacacaagaagaGAATGCAAAATGAAATATATGTGCATATAATGATGATAAAGAGCGCATGTAAAATAATATCATTTTAATAATAATGATGGCATAGGATAGACATGTACCATAGTTATCATAACCGAATCGGTAATCAATCCGGTTATagtcactggttcaaccggtagGTCACTGATTTACCCAGTTAACCCggtcataattaaaaaatatataaaaatatataaataaaattaaaataatgtttTAAAACTTCAAATACAAGTCTTTACAAATATTAATTAACATAATAAACTAATCTCTAGTACAAAATACTGTCTCAATTTAAATGAACAAAAGCAATAAAAAGATAACACATTTTTAAAATACAAGTCTTTGCTGATGATGCTTGTTCTTGAGATAGTGGTGTTTCAGATGAagacatttttaaaattctagcaaaagaaacaaaaaaatttcaGCAATAAAAGATTTAGCCAACTGATTTTTTAATCAACGCAGCACCAACCACCAAAGTTCACTAATGAtaatcaacaacaaattcaactatTCAACTCTGTTATCCAGCAACAAAAAAAATTGCTCAGGTTTAGctataattataaaaatcaaaTACAGCATCAACAACCACCAGATTCAATAGCAATTCTAACTAAAATTTCCTCAAGTTCAACAACAATTATAATTTATTCAAGTATTTAACTCTGTTATCCAGCAACAAAATTCAATCCAATCATGTTATTCAGCAACAAAAAAATTTGCTCAGGTTCAGCAACAATcgtaaaaaatcaaatacaacagCAATAACCACTAGATTCAACAGCAATTCTAATTAAAATTTGCTCCAGTGCAACAACAATTTCTAATTTATTCAAGTAATCAACTCTGTTATCCAGCAACAAAATTTAATCCAATGGTTATTCAGCAACAAAATTCAATCTAATGGTTATTCAGCAACAAAAAATTTGCTCCGGCAACAATtgtaaaaaatcaaatacaacagcaacaaccaccagattcaacaacaattctAATTAAAACTTGCTCAGGTTCAAcaacaattctaatttattcaaaaTTGACACTGAACCAGTGAAAGAAAAGGGTCGAAAATTCGAAGGGAGCTCACCCAGTTGACTGGTTACGAGACTGCGACCACTACCACCCGCCGATGCAGAAGATGCTGCTTGACTGGTCCCGTTTGCTTCTGCCGCCGACGAACGCAGAGCACGAGACCGCGACGACGAGC is a window encoding:
- the LOC110271564 gene encoding uncharacterized protein LOC110271564, encoding MHGQKWRRPKGKVETKVCKTANVAIARSINEDRCRSKRRKWRLHEGKADNRGNRGQNSDTNDREQNNDDEQRRRQAHCLLHLVRGTIWCTVFLVAAATQQSTFSRSLASQSVSLSASLFAVPSLAANFLQAPASSSPVTHSDSKKWGKLTLKVIRLLEVLLLQVQPLSLLRMMVFLVEHRKVQLPQRCLPQILHQKHKPKLLELLASLQKRGMGDWNGSTLLNGELMHMRCCAHILNLIVGDGMKEIDSSITKIRIACKFVRSSPARMQAFKRCVREANITSKASVVLDVPTRWNSTYLMLKATEKFESDFSRLSYQDSFYLLALESEGGPPDANDWTRERVFVKFLKIFYDATLTFSGSLNVTCNNFFNKLCDIQKTLNKWRKSNDVGLQKMATQMKVKLDKYWEGDGINYFLFVAVFLDLRYKYEYVEFCLNRMYGLNQAKDMLKKLKDIVHKLFEYYSMMYPLPDGSSSGSFNSSIASHDHGVGGENAIEEEDGFEDEFRMRVKKSKVRSKEMNWKDTWKIIWRITFPVLTFCVGGN